The following coding sequences lie in one Oncorhynchus gorbuscha isolate QuinsamMale2020 ecotype Even-year linkage group LG10, OgorEven_v1.0, whole genome shotgun sequence genomic window:
- the LOC124046743 gene encoding gastrula zinc finger protein XlCGF7.1-like, whose product MASAKESSQTLLLNIITKEEEEEVKIWECDDYPGASPEMTSSNSSQTLGLKVIIKEEEDDDVGESDHGETSNSSDQVETFPASGKKRQEWSKAKGSHHCPHCEESFPFPSYLERHIRKHSGEKPYACSICGKRFPASHHLTVHQRVHTGEKPYHCSDCGMSFSQLSGLKGHQRTHTGEKPHHCPTCSKSFSYLRDLQRHQLIHTGEKPYSCSDCGKGFTSPSHLTVHKRVHTGEKPYNCSECGESFSYVGSFKHHQRIHTGEKPYSCPDCEKRFTSSNQLKVHQRVHTGEKPFCCSECGDFFSQQSNLKSHQRTHRREALPLISL is encoded by the exons ATGGCATCAGCGAAAGAGAGCAGTCAAACACTCCTGTTGAATATCATCacgaaagaggaagaggaggaagtgaAGATTTGGGAATGTGATGATTATCCAG GAGCGAGTCCAGAGATGACCTCATCAAACAGCAGTCAAACACTGGGCCTGAAAGTCATCAtaaaagaagaggaagacgacGACGTTGGGGAATCTGATCATG GAGAGACCTCTAACTCCTCTGACCAAGTTGAGACATTTCCTGCATCAGGGAAGAAACGTCAGGAATGGAGCAAAGCTAAGGGGTCTCACCACTGCCCTCACTGTGAGGAGAGCTTCCCATTCCCATCATATCTTGAAAGACACATTCGAAAACAttctggagagaagccttatgcCTGCTCTATCTGTGGGAAACGCTTTCCTGCATCACATCATCTAACAGTACATCAACGAgtgcacacaggagagaagccttaccactgctctgactgtgggatgAGTTTCTCTCAACTGAGTGGCTTGAAAGGTCACCAacgaacacacactggagagaagcctcaCCACTGCCCTACCTGCAGCAAAAGTTTCTCCTATCTGCGAGACTTGCAACGTCATCAGCTGattcacacaggagaaaagccttactcctgctctgactgtggaaagggTTTCACATCACCAAGCCATCTAACAGTTCATAAGAGAGTGCACACTGGAGAAAAGCCTTATAATTGTTCTGAATGTGGGGAGAGTTTCTCTTATGTAGGTAGCTTCAAACATCACCAGagaatacatacaggagagaagccatactCCTGTCCTGACTGTGAGAAGCGCTTCACCTCGTCGAATCAGCTAAAGGTTCACCAGAGGGTGCACACGGGAGAGAAACCTTTCTGCTGCTCTGAATGTGGGGACTTTTTCTCTCAACAAAGTAACTTGAAATCACACCAGcgaacacacaggagagaagccttaccattGATCTCACTGTAG